In Achromobacter xylosoxidans A8, a single window of DNA contains:
- the phnF gene encoding phosphonate metabolism transcriptional regulator PhnF, whose amino-acid sequence MVERGSGIAVWRQIGEALADDIRNKLYAAGEQLPSEPELAAKFSVNRHTIRRAMGELEQGGLVRIEQGRGTFVQEHAIDYAIGKRTRFSENLRSQGMLGHQEVLGSQSLRAGDIAKHLGLTRTAPLLRVQIVGKAENRPISVSEHFFDEKRFPDFAERLASLRSISKVYTHYGIGDYTRKWSRITAALPTPEIARLLGQPKTRPILQVEALNVDQQGAPLQYSVARFVGDMVQLMVTDDT is encoded by the coding sequence ATGGTCGAAAGAGGTTCCGGCATCGCCGTCTGGCGGCAAATCGGCGAAGCGCTTGCGGACGATATCCGCAACAAGCTCTATGCGGCAGGCGAACAGCTGCCGTCCGAGCCCGAGCTGGCCGCCAAGTTTTCCGTCAACCGCCACACCATCCGCCGCGCGATGGGCGAACTGGAACAAGGCGGCCTGGTCCGCATCGAGCAGGGCCGCGGCACCTTCGTCCAGGAACACGCGATCGACTACGCCATCGGCAAGCGCACGCGTTTTTCCGAGAACCTGCGCAGCCAGGGCATGCTGGGCCACCAGGAAGTCCTGGGCAGCCAGAGCCTGCGCGCGGGCGATATCGCCAAGCACCTGGGCCTGACCCGTACCGCGCCGCTGTTGCGCGTGCAGATCGTGGGCAAGGCCGAAAACCGCCCCATCAGCGTGTCGGAGCACTTCTTCGACGAAAAGCGTTTCCCTGATTTCGCGGAACGCCTGGCTTCCCTGCGCTCGATCTCCAAGGTCTACACCCACTACGGCATCGGCGACTACACGCGCAAGTGGTCGCGCATCACCGCCGCGCTGCCCACGCCCGAGATCGCCCGCCTGCTGGGCCAGCCCAAGACCCGCCCCATTCTTCAAGTAGAAGCCCTGAACGTAGACCAGCAAGGCGCGCCGCTGCAATACAGCGTCGCCCGCTTCGTCGGCGACATGGTGCAACTGATGGTGACGGACGACACCTGA
- the phnG gene encoding phosphonate C-P lyase system protein PhnG: MDHPKTGQDAAGAQRAAWMRVLALADPAALDGAFCALAGKPEHRTLRPAQTGMAMVRARSGGTGARFNLGEMSVTRCAVTMDEGVVGVAYVQGRSQRHAEQAAVADALLQLPEWHDTVQAQLIQPLARLHAERIERQARVAAQTKVEFFTMVRGED, encoded by the coding sequence ATGGATCACCCCAAGACAGGACAGGATGCGGCGGGCGCGCAACGCGCCGCCTGGATGCGCGTGCTGGCGCTGGCCGACCCGGCCGCGCTGGACGGCGCCTTTTGCGCGCTGGCCGGCAAGCCCGAGCACCGGACGCTGCGTCCGGCGCAGACCGGCATGGCCATGGTGCGCGCCCGCAGCGGCGGCACCGGCGCCCGCTTCAATCTGGGCGAAATGAGCGTGACACGTTGCGCGGTGACGATGGACGAGGGCGTGGTGGGCGTCGCCTATGTGCAAGGCCGCTCGCAGCGCCACGCAGAACAGGCCGCCGTGGCCGACGCATTGCTGCAACTGCCGGAATGGCATGACACGGTGCAGGCCCAGCTGATTCAGCCGCTGGCCCGCCTGCATGCGGAACGGATCGAGCGCCAGGCCCGCGTGGCGGCGCAGACCAAGGTGGAATTCTTCACGATGGTGCGAGGCGAGGACTGA
- the phnH gene encoding phosphonate C-P lyase system protein PhnH, with product MQQQIQAAAASGRALLPGFADPVGDAQATFRAALDALAHPGRINQILAETGVPAGLSPAMTALLLTLVDVDTPLWLPESVSADAIAFLRFHCGCPIVPSPSLARFAAVPAGGKAPALSSCHQGDPAYPDLSTTLLIEVESLSEGEPVILSGPGIQSQKVLRVAGLPEGFWREWRINHQRFPLGVDVFLTQQRRICALPRSTRKEN from the coding sequence ATGCAACAACAGATACAAGCCGCCGCGGCCTCGGGCCGGGCGCTGCTCCCGGGGTTCGCGGACCCGGTCGGCGACGCGCAGGCCACGTTCCGCGCCGCGCTCGACGCGCTGGCCCATCCGGGGCGCATCAACCAGATCCTGGCCGAAACCGGCGTGCCCGCCGGTCTGTCGCCCGCCATGACCGCGCTGCTGCTGACCCTGGTGGACGTGGACACGCCGCTGTGGCTGCCGGAGAGCGTCAGCGCGGACGCGATCGCCTTCCTGCGCTTTCATTGCGGCTGCCCCATCGTGCCGTCGCCGTCGTTGGCGCGCTTTGCCGCGGTGCCCGCTGGCGGCAAGGCGCCGGCGCTGTCGTCCTGCCACCAGGGCGACCCGGCCTATCCCGATCTGTCCACCACCTTGCTGATCGAAGTCGAGTCTCTGTCGGAAGGAGAACCCGTCATCCTCAGCGGCCCGGGCATCCAGAGCCAAAAGGTCCTGCGCGTGGCCGGGCTGCCCGAAGGCTTCTGGCGCGAATGGCGCATCAATCATCAACGCTTTCCGCTCGGCGTCGACGTGTTCCTGACGCAGCAACGGCGGATTTGCGCGCTGCCGCGCAGCACGCGCAAGGAGAACTGA